From the genome of Solanum dulcamara chromosome 12, daSolDulc1.2, whole genome shotgun sequence:
TATATTTTGGAATATGGACAATAGAAACTGCAGAACTCGAGCGAACTCAACAAACTGAGCGGATCACATGACACTTGCTTTTACCTTTAAAAAATGATGCAGAAAATGAGGggaagaagaaaaatatcaattttCAGTGTGTTTCTAGTATATGGAATTTGAGGCCAAGCCTCTGAATTCATAGCTAATGGTCTAATGGAGGGTAGTGTGAACATGTGCTGTTCTAATTTCACACTTTCTCCTGGTGTTTTTTCGGGGAAACAACTCTTCATTTCCTATTCATACCACACAAACCCAACAGTAATGAacacttttatttacttaattatgtcTTCGACATGTCCTCTCACGTGCGGGCCTGACTCTTTCATACAGGCCAAAcacattgattttttttattttttataattggTGGTGGTAAGAGTCGAATCTAGGACATTTGTTAGCTCCCTTACCATATTGAAGTGGAtgaccatctcatctaaaagcttaCCATCCTTATATGGTTGAGGAGATGGATTGTGATCCTCCTTATAATTTATATGGTCTTGGACAATCCTCACTCATGAGGTAACTTTTGGGGTTGTGTTCGGCGCAAAGCCCATTTCTTCACACGGCATGAAGTCAAACCCATTGATCTCTATTGTTATGTTTCTTAATGTTGGATCTCCGTGTTATGTTTTCGACGTTCTAGTTGTTTAATCCAAGGCGTGGGGTGTAGTTTTAAGTCCGACATTGGTTGAGAGAATGGGTTGTGTGGTCTTGGTCAATCCCCCCTTATGAGCTAGATTTTGCGGTTTAGTTAGACCCAAAATCCAATTTCCCCACTTATTTTAGCTTTAATTGTAGCTATTTCTTGTTTACCTCCCAATCACGATCATTAATGTTTTATTGTGCATATTTAAATGATGATTGCGTACATATTATCCTGAAGATATCTTAAAACCACTATGTTATCATAGTGACTTTACAAAGCATGCTATTATCTGTCATCTACGCATTTGCAGTGTGGCATTTGTTAATTCAATGTCTGTGCAGAAACTTGATCTAGTCAATGGCATTATCTTCACTGGAGGGCGGACCAAGGAGGGTCTCTACTTTGAAGTTGTGAAAGGAATATTCAAGGTAACTTTCTCCTGCTTGTACAATTGCCTCTAATCTTTTCACTGCTGCTGCATCTTTTCTTCACTTGAAGAATCCCCTGTATGTGGATCTGCATGATACCTGGACCAAAAGCTTGACACAAACAAATTCCCTAGTTTTTACTTTGAATAGGATACCTACGAGCTTTTATACTTCAATTCACATACATTTTCTGCCAATTATCATTGTCTGAAGGGTTGTTTTTGTTTAGTTTGAAGGTGTTTGTATCAACTTGTTGTACAATGATTGTAAGCTCTTTTCTGATGATGCAGAAAGTTCTGGAGAAGAATGACGCGGGTGAGCATTTCCCTCTTCTTGCCATCTGCTTGGGTTTTGAACTTTTAACAATGATCATCTCCAAGGTAATGAAGGCGTATGGGAAGATAGAGTTGGTACTTTTAAGTTTATCAGAAGGCACTTAAATTTGAGAAGTCGGAATTGTTTAACACAGTAATTTGTGCTATAGACACTTGATGTGAAATTATCTGGACTAGCGAACAAACTTTAACAGGGTATAAAATTTCTATGGGAAGTCAAAAAGAGCTTATACATTCTGGATAAAGTTTAAGCTCCTAATACTTGTGCATTCTTAATATatccaaaaactcaaatatCTTTATGAATAGGTATAAAGATCCTTGTTGTTTGTGGTATGCATgcaagtttatttattattctacaGTAGTAATTTTGGGTGAGACTCCAAGGGCAGTTTTGAGGTAGAACATAGAAAGGGTTGTTGGATCATAACTTGATGAGGAGTAAGATGTTATTGCAGATAAGATCAGTAATCGGTACTGAGTTATATATTCTGGtcgacattatatatatatatttttttttctggtTTAAATTTGTGTGGTGAGTTCTAATTCATTTTTACCTATGCCCAATTTCACAATATTGTAATTAACTGTACTTGACTATAATTTCATGCCTTGttgatattttattaatttcttcTGGAATAAATTTGCAAAGTAGTTGACACATCAAAGCTACCGTATTTCTCTCAAATAATCCATGACCCAAACACATAATGTGAGAGATCTATTCCCATGCTTTAAAGTAGTGTAGCCGTGTAGGGGATCATTATTCCCCAATAACCTGTGTGAACCAAACAACTCTGCTCAATGTTTCACTTGTATTTTCTTCTGTTCTCATGAGTTGATATTAACATTTCTTTTTGGATGTAATAGGATAATAACATCCTTGAGGAATTCAGTGCATTGCATCAAGCGTCTACAGTACAATttgtagaaaatataaaatttgaaggaACAGTTTTTGGAAGGTATAAATTTCCTTTTTATGCCCTTTCATGCTGTAGACTATTAGTTTCTTTttcccttctcttctttctccCTCTTTCTTCCTTCTCTTATTTCCTTCTCCATTTATGTTCCACTTGGGAAAATCCCAGATTACCTTTATTTAAAGGCTTTAATGCTAGATTTTAAAAGAAACTTCAAGTTCAAGTGTCTGAGTgacagaaaataataaatagtgTGTGTGTGTTGTGTGTGTTTcagattttaaaaattgaagggTTCATGTAATCCTTTTTTTGTGGCATTAATTATCACATAATAAGAAAGAGTGGTTATTTGAAACAACCAAGATTAAGACCTGGCATTGCAAGCTAATTTGCTGTAAGTGTCGATATTTTTTTGCACCTGTGATTCTGAAATGGCTGTTTTGATTGTCAGACTTATCCTAAAAGGATAAAAAGGAACTGGTGGTATTATGAGCTATGATGCATGGAGTACCAGTTTTGAACTGGTGTGACATGCATGTGAATACTTAGTGAGATATAAAAATACACTAGAGATTAGCAAGAATTGTATGTTATAATATCGGATACTCAGAGTCACCCATATGGGATACATATCCATAGCCGAGTTCATGTAGCATAGGTTATGAACGTAGTGGGAAGGCATTGTCTCTTACTTTTCTGCCTTTATTCTGACTGAACTGTCACAACCCTCATTTGCAAATAAATAAAGCAATGCATGTAAATTGAGAATTTATACTATTTTACAATTATGTCAACAGTTTTATAATGTGTGAAGGGGTCTATGGTAATTCTGATTTTGACGATAGACAATTGGCTATCAACTGTTTCCTGCAGGTTTCCCCCTGTGCTGCTAAAGAAGATGAGTACACATTGTCTTGTGATGCAAAATCATCGTGTGCGTTTCACATGATaggtttttcttttccttttgtcACACTTCCATTTTTTGTAGATTATTTGTGGTCAGTACAAGATTTACtgtcttttttctctttctgcGGTGGAGATTGTGATGACTTCACGATGATATTCCTTGTACTTTCTGAGATCATGATGCTCCTGAATGGTACTCTATAGTAAAAAGTATTCCAGCTACTTTGCGTTGTTTAATGTCTAATAGGACTTGTATCAGGTCAGAAACGGTTAGAAATGCCAGGATTTTTTGGTTTCACTACCAATAATTGGGCGTCTTTGTTGTTGACTTAGCTGCCTTGGGATTACATCCATATCTGTTTCATTACCTGCAGAATTTATTCAAGCTGCTGTGTCTGCAGCTCTACTGACAGTTACTTGGGACAACATTATTCATATTCGTAACGAGTATTTGTAATCAGTAGTAACCTTACTTGAAGATGAACTTGACTTTGTTGCTATTACATCAGACAATATTTTATCCTGATTCGTTGGTAGTTTATGCTCATTAGGCCAGAGATCTACCCTTATATTTATTAAGAATCTTTTTGATAGGTTAAGATTGTACGATTGTAGATCAAATCATTCTTCCAGTGATTAGTGATCACATCATAAAAAGACTGTAATTAGTGCAATGACGGGGAGAGGACCGTTTCAAACGAATTCATGCTAGATATTACGATTTGGCTTTAAATTTTTATCTGTATTATCCTAGCCGTAAGGACCTTTCTTGTCACTTTTGGAATGATGTGATGAGGCTGATTAATTGTTTTCTCATGCTACAGTTTGGTATATCACCAGAAAAGCTTCAAGCAAATAGTGATCTGTGTAGCTTTTTCAGGATATTGACGACTAGTGTTGATAAGAAAAACAAGGTATTGACGTATTTTATCCCTTCACCCCCCTCTGAAATATCTGTGAGAATCCCATCAAATTGTACGGAGTCTAGTATAAACTAGTTGAACCTTTTTGTTTCTGATTTGCTTAAAAATTGATTCAGGTCTATGTCTCCAGTGTTCAAGCACATCACTATCCCATAACTGCACTCCAGTGGCACCCAGAGGTACTGTCTTTGGATACTGTTGTCTCGTCTGTATTTCTATGAGACAAACAAGATTTACTACTTGTTTAAAATACAGCAAACGTTTTTCGATCTGACAATATGTCAGGTAACATTTCTTAAGTGCTGCAGTTTGTTACTTTATTTTTCGTGTGGATTTGTTGTTTTTCCCTATCATTTAAATATCTTATCACAGTTTGCTCTGCAGCGTTGTGGGCAGGTTTCCGTCAGACAACTAGACAAGCATGGCTTAAAATTTGATTCACGCCATCTCTTTTCAGAGAAagcatattttaaaattttgtatctGAAATGGTATTTTCGACAATATGTATTCTATTCCTCCCATGTCTAGTCAGGGATGACCATAGGAATGATTGCATGACTTATAAGGTTCTATTAAGTGAGGAATAGTGATACAAATTTTTAAATGCCTGCATAGCTATTTCCTTGAAGAGATTGGTTGAACTTAATGTGATAATTCAAACTCTTTGACGTCATTTTCCATCCGAAGTTTGAAATTTAACTGCATTAGCGCCTCATGTCATTGCAGAAAAATGTTTTCGAGTGGGGCTCATCACAGATTCCACATACTGAGGATGCAATCCAAGTAACTCAACATGTTGCCAACTATTTTGTCAGGTCTTGACCTTTTCTTCTCAGTGTTCTTGTCCCGTAAAGGTGGGGGATCTTGAAATTAGTTCATACCCAGCACACAATAGGGAGGCAGGAAAATGCTTTCCAATTTCTAATATTTGATGTTcacattttttttggaaaatgattttttgatatcgatttttttacaaaatgaaaCTGCAATAAATGTTGCAGAAAGCTCATGCTTTTCTGATTTGAATTTATGAGGCGATTATCCTATATTTTGGTAGATTTATGGTAGGAAAGTAGGGAAAGTGTAACTATCAGGCAACCTCTTTTCTTCGACGTAGATATGTGAACTTCTCAGgttatttgaaataaatttaaCTTGAATTCTTACTTTTGGTGGAAGCTTCTCAAATTCGCTCCTACTCTTCGCTCTCCAGTGATGACTGTTTTACTATTTTATTACATCATTAAAGAAAATGAGAGAAAAGCACAAGAACAACCCTTTACGTTTACCCAGAATTATTAGCTTGTTTCTCAGTTCTTTCCCGCTCTGTCTGCAGAAGGAAGTGAGCCAAAGTTATCACGGAACCTATCAATTTCTGAACAAAGTCGTGCTTCTTGTTTTGCCTCttctattaatttatttgtttctcTTTGTAAATTGCAGCGAAGCTAGAAAATCTTCTAATAATAAGCCAGTGACCAGCAAAGTGCTTGACAACCTCATCTACAATTACAGTCCTTCTTATGCTGGGAAGGTTCGGTAAGTTCATTCCATCCCCTTATTGGTTGAGAATCTTGAGAATTAACAGGACGAAATTCAAGATTCTCGTGCCCGTGTATTGCAGGGGGAGCTTTGAGGAGGTCTACCTCTTCACTCCGCGTCCCACCTTGAGCTCTCTGTAGATGCAAGTGAACTATAAAAGCATCGATCAAATATTATAGATGAAGAGAGATGTCATTAGTGGATGTTGTTCACGGTTTGGCTCGTCTTCAATTTCCAGTTATTCAGCGATCCCCCGGAAAATGAATAACTTTAGACTACTTGGATGATGATTGTTTATAATTCTTCCATCACCTACCTTCTATATACAGGTTTGCATGATTTGAAATGGGGCACAAGTCTGTGAGCCTTGATGCTTTCCAAGTGTTTGTAGTAGTACATTGAGCTTGTCTGTTATCTGGTGGGATGTAATTACAAATTTCTATTTGTGAAAGAATGGAATCATACTGATAACATTCAATAATCGTTAATGATATTGTTTGCTACAACTTATTACCAAAATGTTTGGAACCTAGTTGGCACCTTTAAGATATTCTGTGCTCCATAACAAGGGCGACTTCCTACCTAATAAAACTTGAACTCGAGAATTCTGATTAATGATAGAAACAATACTTTCAACTTTAGTATAACCCTTATCAGTTTCCTTTTCATTTCCTCATGAGtaatagaaaaaatatctttttaataGAAATTTCATTTTGTCATTGTAAAATCAAAGTGACTAAAGGTATCACAATTGGAACTGAAGTTTGAATTGCCTAGTGCGGTTTACGAGCTAATGTATAAGAGGTAGTGTGCTCAATGTGCATCCGAAAGATAGCGATTACGAGTTTTTATGGGATTTTtccaaagaaaaaaattgaatacaCACGACACACATGTAGAAAATGATttaagctatatatatatattgacaaaatgaaaaaaacaaaCTTGCATAGATAGTTTAATTTAACATGTTATAgtgaattatttattaaaaaataaaatttaccgTAATTATCATCTTTGATTTCAAATGACATGCTTGCGTAAATCTGTAGCATGAAAttttaaactctataaaaagCAGAACTAGAGATAGAATAGAAGGTACAAGTTCAACAAAACCTTAGAATTCGAatttataaactttaaattctgaatcactctcggaaaaaaaaaaaatattcaaatttgtAAGTTCTCTAATGGTAGAGTCTATCTCCAAGCACGTGAACTGCACGTGAGTTCCCAAGGCGCAATCATATCCCTAGCATATATAAAGCTCCCAAGTCCTTTATAATGGCGGGAAATTTTGgattctcttttcttctctgTGAGATTTGACCCACCCGATTATGGCGGATATCGAAACCCTAGGCATCGTTGATGAGATTCAAGCTCTTGTATCAGACAAACTTCAAGTGGTACATCTTTCGCTTGTTTCAGTTTTTGTTTCATTCTTGACTGTTAATACGGTAATTTAAGATTAAAGTTTCGATTTTGTATTTATAATTCCCATGATAATTAACCCATTGAAGGTGATTTTTAATTCCATCAGCTCCTTACTTTTGATAATTTTGCAAAACAATTTTAGAAAGATGCCTATTTTCATTGATTTACAAACCGCGGTTTTTTTTTAGTTCAGAAAGTTTTTTGCTTGTCTTGATTTCTTCTCTTATACTATTTGTTTGAGCCGAGGGTAtatcgaaaacaacctctttaCGCTCTACCCTGACCCGACCCCGTTATGTTGTTGTAGAAAGTTTTTGCTTGCAattgttatatttataataattgacCTATTGAGGGTGATTTTTTATTCCATCAGCTCCTTACTTTTGATAATTTCACTTAAAAAGACTAGGAAAATgccatttttttcattatttcacCAAAGTATCATTGTTATATTTGAGAAAGTTTTCTTCTTgctgattttattttatttttagaaaaaaagaaatacttTTCACTGATGAGAAAGCACAGAGTTTTTGGTGCAGGGAGTATTATATTTGCATTGTTTGTGGCATTTCAGAGGGAAGGAGAGGGATTCTTAATACTTGACTTTCCCCTTGTTTTTGTGTTGTGGGGTGTGTGCGTTTGGGGGGAGGGGGCGGGGGGGAGGAGGGAGGTGATGCATACACACACATAACAAATGAAGGAGAAACAATCCAGGAGCTATATCTCGAGGAAGATGGAAGCTAGATCAAGAAATGAGTTCAAGAGTTCTAGCTGTAGAAGAAGAGAGtatagagaagagagagagaagttgtatttcattctgtgaatccCAAGTGTACTTCTTACTGctttatatatagttatatacaGATTGAAGTGGAATCAATTCCAAGATGAATCACGAGCTGCTCAACCAGAATTGTAACTAACTAACTTCAGAATTTCAGTTACAAACCTAACTAACTTCAGCATACTAATCTAGCTTAGCAATGCTCTTACCACTTCTCCCAGTTCAGCATCTCTGCATCTTTACCTTCATCTTAGCAGCTGCATTGTCTAGGATTGTTTGGTGTGTGGGTGGGAGGGGAGGGGATAGATGTCACTCTTGATACGTGAGTTGCAGATCATTTATAATATGTAAACTTgagtttattttaattatgtctTTATTCTTTTCCTTTGCTGAAGCAGAAAATACTTCTTACATATGCAGAAGTCATTCTAGATAGAAGTTCTTTTGGTTAGTCTTCAAAGTAAACTTTCCATGCCCAGTAATATGcaaaaaaaatctaattcaCCAAAGACTTGTTTTTTGGTTCTTTATCCCCATTTTTACTAAATTATACTCTGAGTTCTGTGTTCTGCTATAATACCAACAACTAGTTACCCAGCCCCAAGTCGCAGTACTTGTATTCCTTTTTTTGTGTGGTGGTGAAGGAACAAGAAATAATAATCATCTAAATTTCTATCTTTATTGGCCTGCAGGTTTCGTACAAGTGGCTGAGTCGAAATTTTTTGGTGTCATCAAATTCTGCAAAGAGGTGAGagcttttaatgattttttgtGAAGAATGTTTTAGTTTACTCACCTGGTAATGCTAAGGCTAGTTGATTGTTTACAACAGGTTGCTTCAGGAATTTGTTGAAAAGCATGGAAATGGTCTTGAAGTGGTCTACAGCTTGTCTGGCTGGTTGAAAGATAGCCCTTCAACCTACCATATAAGACTTGTCTCTTCTGCTAACCTCACAGGTTGGACATCCTTTTAAATGTCACtttgttataaaataatttgtttgaccGGACGTAAACTCCATGGTACATTACATTATCACTGTCGTATCTTCTCTATCCTTAATATCATTTTGCATTGGAGCAGGCTGAGCTTGTTTCCCCCCTTTTCCgatcttttattattatttttgtcattctCTTACCAATTTAGCATCTTAGTTGGAACCATATGAAGGATATTCGTGATATATCAACTTCAAAACTTCGTCAAGCCAGTATTGAGGGCTGATAGCTGAACTAAATTCCCGTTAGTTGTTTCATTGTTTCGCCATATGTCTAAAGACTGATATGTATTTTCTTGGTGCCACTTCTCTGTTTCATACTAAAAATCTCAGTTATTTTAAGTAATAAAGGTTTTCTTCATAGAGAAACATAGCTTTTGTAACATTACATACAAGGCTAAGATTTCTCTTTAATATAACTGTGTTCTTAATTTACCTTGATTTGTTACAGTGAAAGAATGTTTGGCATTCAGAAGCTTAGTATTTGGTTCAGCAAATGCTAATGACAATATCAGCATTCTGATAATCCAGAGCCCTAAAAGTCATACAAGCTTTAAATGCGGCCTTTATTGGTGTGGTTGGAGATTCTGTTCTGATCTAGCAAGTAGTTTGATTCTATTGATCCTGCAAGAAACGAATAGCAAAGATGAAAAATTTGAGACCATTAGGTCACTTAAAAAATGACTGGATTGATGCCCTAGATTCAATTCATGACATCATAAACCAGTGGACTATATCAATTCTGATGAAGAAGTGCATTAAGATGATTCTTTGTTACACAAGTTTGTTTGCAGCTTTCTTACCCTCATCTGCTTTTGAGAAGTTGACATTTGGCTGAATCAAGCATGTTAGAAATGCCATTTTACCTTTTCCTTAAGCTTTTTATGTGTGTGTCAGTTTAATGGAGATATGCCCGAAGTTAAGTTTTATGTATTCTGACTTTTTCTTCATGCGCCTTGGTTCTGTGGCAAGTTGTTGCAACTATTATCAAAGCTCAACCGGCTATTTCTATGCAGAGGCCAAGAAAGAATTTTCGGATGATTGTTCAGTCCAGGTCTATAGCGTGCAAGCTTGCATCCCAAAGGATCCAGTGGCCCTCTGGAATTCTGAATTTGTCCAGGCTGAAGAGCTATTTAGGCAGCCCCTCTCAGTTGATAATTGTTTGCTTGATAATAGGTATAGTACTTATATTCAGAGTCTTCAAGTTTAAGCCTTTATCTCTGCTCTGGAGTGAACATCTTTTTTCCCCACACCTGATATGAAACCATTCATTATTTCAAAATTGGTTTAGGTAATACATGTTATTAAATGCACATGTGTTGGGTGGTATTGGTTCCCTTTCTAATGCTTACCGGTATTGTAGGTTTTGTGGAGTTTCAAATCCTTTCATCAAACGCAACGGTGCAGGGACAATTCCAAGCACTACTACTGTTCCTCAGGTGAAAAGTGAAGCATTAGGACTTCGTAATACTAACTCTACTGCTCAAGTGAAACCTGAGCAGAAAAAGGTTCAACTACCAAGTCCTAGTGCCAATGTGCCATCTTCACATGTGGTTGATGCCAAAAGTGAGAGTCGTGGCACATCAGGCCCTGGAGAGGGTATTAAGTTTGTTGCTGATAAACACAAAGTTGCTCAACTTCCGCCTGCTAAGAAGGCAGTTCAGTCTGACAAAAGTTCTTCTAAAAATGGTGGGGCATTGGCTAATATGTGGAGTCATGTACCTACAAAGCCAAAAGTCGATAATGTTTCAGCTGCTACCAGTGATACCACACCAAATCCTGTTGGTTTGTACCTTTCGCTGTTTGGTCTGATCATTGAAATTTCACTATGTTTTGTTTCTTTGGTCTTGGATTATGCGTTGCACTTGTCCTGGAGTGacttcttcttttcctttggaACATATGTTTACTTAGGTAATGCGGCTCAGATATGTACTCCGGAAGGAGTAGAAGATAGGATCAGTGATGACGATGATCAACTAGTCAGCATCAGGAGAACATCAAATGGTGAGGGGAATAGAAAAAGGAGGgtgatttttgatttttcggatgaagaagatgaattcAAGGACGCTGTCAACCTAGCCTCACCTGATCCTCCAAAGCAGAAATCTATTTTAGGATCAAAACAAACTCCTAGTACTCCAGAACTGGAAAAGCGGGAAGTCAAGAAAGTAAAGGAGGCTGGCAGCAAGAGTCATGAGCAAGAAACATTCTCAAAAAAGAGACATGAGCAAGAAGCATTCTCAAAAAAGGGTCATGAGCAAGAAAGAAAACCTTTACCTACCAGCGAACCTAAGTCT
Proteins encoded in this window:
- the LOC129876185 gene encoding gamma-glutamyl hydrolase 2-like, with amino-acid sequence MLLQFHHSSIQMETNFWIPFFTIFIQLMANHVKPQLIESQLSFPSCPATDPALNYRPVIGIVSHPGDGASGRLNNASDVSYIAASYVKFAEMAGARVIPLIYTDPPEILNQKLDLVNGIIFTGGRTKEGLYFEVVKGIFKKVLEKNDAGEHFPLLAICLGFELLTMIISKDNNILEEFSALHQASTVQFVENIKFEGTVFGRFPPVLLKKMSTHCLVMQNHRFGISPEKLQANSDLCSFFRILTTSVDKKNKVYVSSVQAHHYPITALQWHPEKNVFEWGSSQIPHTEDAIQVTQHVANYFVSEARKSSNNKPVTSKVLDNLIYNYSPSYAGKVRGSFEEVYLFTPRPTLSSL
- the LOC129877538 gene encoding uncharacterized protein LOC129877538 isoform X1, which translates into the protein MADIETLGIVDEIQALVSDKLQVVSYKWLSRNFLVSSNSAKRLLQEFVEKHGNGLEVVYSLSGWLKDSPSTYHIRLVSSANLTEAKKEFSDDCSVQVYSVQACIPKDPVALWNSEFVQAEELFRQPLSVDNCLLDNRFCGVSNPFIKRNGAGTIPSTTTVPQVKSEALGLRNTNSTAQVKPEQKKVQLPSPSANVPSSHVVDAKSESRGTSGPGEGIKFVADKHKVAQLPPAKKAVQSDKSSSKNGGALANMWSHVPTKPKVDNVSAATSDTTPNPVGNAAQICTPEGVEDRISDDDDQLVSIRRTSNGEGNRKRRVIFDFSDEEDEFKDAVNLASPDPPKQKSILGSKQTPSTPELEKREVKKVKEAGSKSHEQETFSKKRHEQEAFSKKGHEQERKPLPTSEPKSSKLHPSEIISEHASLKNATEKDKVTDAAPTSPKRRKVMKTRIDERGREVTEVVWEGEDTETKADSNTMKKADNNPVNSTGDRPPIAKKSPALGSTAPTIQAGKAGNKKAGNKDPKQGNILSFFKKKA
- the LOC129877538 gene encoding uncharacterized protein LOC129877538 isoform X2 produces the protein MADIETLGIVDEIQALVSDKLQVVSYKWLSRNFLVSSNSAKRLLQEFVEKHGNGLEVVYSLSGWLKDSPSTYHIRLVSSANLTEAKKEFSDDCSVQVYSVQACIPKDPVALWNSEFVQAEELFRQPLSVDNCLLDNRFCGVSNPFIKRNGAGTIPSTTTVPQVKSEALGLRNTNSTAQVKPEQKKVQLPSPSANVPSSHVVDAKSESRGTSGPGEGIKFVADKHKVAQLPPAKKAVQSDKSSSKNGGALANMWSHVPTKPKVDNVSAATSDTTPNPVGNAAQICTPEGVEDRISDDDDQLVSIRRTSNGEGNRKRRVIFDFSDEEDEFKDAVNLASPDPPKQKSILGSKQTPSTPELEKREVKKVKEAGSKSHEQETFSKKRHEQEAFSKKGHEQERKPLPTSEPKSSKLHPSEIISEHASLKNATEKDKVTDAAPTSPKRRKVMKTRIDERGREGPLEQS